A window from Chrysemys picta bellii isolate R12L10 chromosome 2, ASM1138683v2, whole genome shotgun sequence encodes these proteins:
- the MSC gene encoding musculin: MSTGSASDAEELPAMELRGLQLGYPPSAAQRQPRGPLYPSADQSSAAEEEDEEEEEEDGEGRCAAEGPTGGCKRKRARASGKKQPPLLPRGASGECKQSQRNAANARERARMRVLSKAFSRLKTSLPWVPPDTKLSKLDTLRLASSYIAHLRQLLQEDRYENGYVHPVNLTWPFVVSGRPESDTKEVSTANRLCGTTA; encoded by the exons ATGTCCACGGGCTCGGCCAGCGACGCGGAGGAGCTGCCCGCCATGGAGCTgcgggggctgcagctgggctacCCGCCGTCCGCCGCCCAGCGCCAGCCCCGCGGCCCGCTCTACCCCTCGGCGGACCAGTCCTCCGCGGccgaggaggaggacgaggaggaggaagaggaggacggCGAGGGGCGCTGCGCGGCGGAGGGGCCGACCGGGGGCTGCAAGAGGAAACGGGCCCGGGCGAGCGGCAAGAAGCAGCCGCCGCTGCTGCCCAGGGGCGCGTCGGGCGAGTGCAAGCAGTCGCAGCGCAACGCGGCCAACGCCCGCGAGCGGGCCCGCATGCGGGTGCTGAGCAAGGCGTTCTCCCGCCTCAAGACCAGCCTGCCCTGGGTGCCGCCCGACACCAAGCTCTCCAAGCTGGACACGCTGCGCCTCGCGTCCAGCTACATCGCCCACCTCCggcagctgctgcaggaggatCGCTACGAGAACGGCTACGTGCACCCTGTCAACCTG ACTTGGCCATTTGTGGTTTCCGGACGACCAGAATCTGACACCAAAGAAGTTTCTACAGCTAACAGACTATGTGGAACTACAGCTTAG